The following are encoded in a window of Castanea sativa cultivar Marrone di Chiusa Pesio chromosome 5, ASM4071231v1 genomic DNA:
- the LOC142635217 gene encoding uncharacterized protein LOC142635217: MAKNQSSVASSLVVRSEDPVWAYGRAVPNARNNTQCIFCSKMIRGAGITRLKCHLARIKGDVEACKKVSEDVKWQMKQLLKDLKKSKKKKRRISIQIANPYDLEEEEDDDDHDEGNNDNERGGSKRHSSVSNYNSKGKKKVGERSNIKSFFAPRTIPGSQPSIKSSLASKQMVEKARMNFARWLYHGNIPFHATRFVYYQEAIDSIAAIGPGFKRRSYHDLRGPLLQKYVCEMNDYLLDVKNDWKVYGCSIMSDGWTSQRNTPIINFLVYCPRGTMFLKSLDVSGLTRDADTLFKLFDKVVQEVGVENIVQFITDNDSAYKSAGKKLMQKYGSFYRSPYAAHCIDLMLENFQIGDTFLSFMKPFKRLKRLPNSYTTMARIYL; this comes from the coding sequence ATGGCTAAAAATCAATCAAGTGTAGCGTCTAGCCTggttgtaagatccgaggatCCAGTATGGGCTTATGGCCGTGCTGTGCCAAATGCGAGGAATAACACCCAATgtattttttgttctaaaatgaTAAGGGGGGCAGGAATTACTAGGCTCAAGTGTCATTTAGCTAGAATTAAGGGTGATGTTGAAGCATGTAAAAAAGTATCTGAAGATGTAAAATGGCAAATGAAACAGTTGCTTAAAGatttaaagaaaagtaaaaagaaaaaaagaagaattagtATACAAATTGCAAATCCCTATGAtttagaggaggaggaggatgatgatgatcatGATGAAGGTAATAATGATAATGAGAGAGGAGGTTCAAAGAGGCATTCATCAGTTAGTAATTATAACtccaaagggaaaaaaaaagttggagaaAGGTCCAACATTAAATCCTTTTTTGCTCCAAGAACAATTCCTGGTTCTCAACCATCCATAAAATCTTCTTTGGCCTCAAAGCAAATGGTTGAGAAGGCAAGAATGAATTTTGCAAGGTGGTTGTACCATGGTAATATACCTTTCCATGCAACTCGCTTTGTGTATTATCAAGAAGCTATAGATAGTATAGCAGCTATTGGGCCTGGTTTTAAGAGACGTTCTTATCATGACTTGAGGGGtcctttattacaaaaatatgtgtgtgaaatGAATGATTATCTCTTAGATGTGAAAAATGATTGGAAAGTTTATGGATGTTCAATAATGTCAGATGGGTGGACAAGTCAAAGGAACACTccaatcattaattttttagtgtatTGTCCAAGAGGTACTATGTTTCTTAAATCCCTTGATGTGTCAGGCCTAACAAGGGATGCAGATACATTGTTTAAGTTGTTTGATAAAGTTGTTCAAGAAGTTGGGGTTGAGAACATTGTGCAGTTCATTACAGATAATGATTCTGCTTACAAGTCTGCAGGAAAGAAGCTAATGCAGAAATATGGGTCATTCTATAGGTCTCCTTATGCAGCCCATTGCATTGATTTAATGTTGGAAAATTTTCAGATTGGAGATACTTTCCTATCATTCATGAAACCATTCAAAAGGCTAAAAAGATTACCAAATTCATATACAACCATGGCAAGGATTTATCTTTGA
- the LOC142635216 gene encoding uncharacterized protein LOC142635216: MGMKKGYLYEAMDKPNENLKARLRNKISAYIPFTSVIDARWDKQLHSPLHAAGCYLNLGIFFRPSFKKQNEITKGLLSTITRLVPDPDEQDSLSSQIEPYKKALGDFGMPMAIRQCEKLNPVAWWEQFGNDTPELQKFAIQVLSQCCSATGCERAWNTFEFIHSKRRNRLEHKRLNDLVFVHYNLLLRERNIRRTKDYLDPISLDNIDLIED, translated from the exons ATGGGGATGAAAAAGGGATACTTGTATGAGGCAATGGATAAACCAAATGAGAATCTAAAAGCAAGGTTGAGGAATAAAATTTCTGCATATATACCATTTACTAGTGTCATTGATGCTAGGTGGGATAAACAACTCCATAGTCCATTACATGCAGCAGGTTGTTATCTTAACCTTGGAATTTTCTTTAGGCCTTCGTTTaaaaagcaaaatgaaattACAAAAGGCCTACTTAGTACCATTACAAGGTTGGTTCCTGATCCTGATGAGCAAGATAGTCTTAGTTCTCAAATTGAACCATACAAAAAGGCTTTAGGTGACTTTGGAATGCCTATGGCAATCCGTCAATGTGAAAAACTAAATCCAG ttgCTTGGTGGGAGCAATTTGGAAATGACACTCCAGAATTACAAAAGTTTGCAATTCAAGTGCTAAGTCAGTGTTGTAGTGCAACTGGTTGTGAAAGAGCTTGGAACACATTTGAGTTTATCCATTCCAAGAGGAGAAATAGGCTTGAGCATAAACGTTTGAATGACTTAGTATTTGttcattataatttattgttacGAGAAAG GAACATTAGAAGGACAAAGGATTACTTGGATCCTATAAGCCTTGATAATATTGATTTAATCGAGGATTAG